The following coding sequences are from one Haliotis asinina isolate JCU_RB_2024 chromosome 3, JCU_Hal_asi_v2, whole genome shotgun sequence window:
- the LOC137278735 gene encoding WAP four-disulfide core domain protein 3-like, translating to MALLLYDVRTAPDPSPSTTSNPCVEGSPLITTFGLEKTCTEGVDECPGGLGCVAESVGSQGRCCPTGGPASVNSKKPGSCPASTGNGICFNFCGRDIDCVDSQKCCFNGCGHACVDPQSETSQVQPSHRNTASLANSPSPPATPGTCPTVKTFGECVRMCRSDSECSSGTKCCSNGCGWTCQSPVLPPKPGTCPRDYNNEPCFSLDQCEHDSDCTGSLKCCSTNCGKQCREPNSTPPPRPGVCPAIDRRSALTVTCSVRFDLCLVDVQCPGTMKCCKSVCGKKCQNALPHQVRGKRGQCPAPRDNPSGYGASLCVSFCTGDSDCPMTQKCCLRSDGCSHICTKPIG from the exons ATGGCGTTGCTGCTGTATGACGTCAGAACTGCCCCGGATCCTT ccccatccacgaccagcaacccatgcgtcgAAGGCAGTCCCTTGATCACCACATTCGGCCTGGAGAAAACTTGCACAGAGGGTGTTGATGAATGTCCCGGGGGTCTGGGGTGTGTCGCAGAATCTGTCGGCAGCCAGGGGCGGTGCTGTCCCACCGGTGGACCGGCGTCAGTTAATA GTAAGAAGCCCGGGTCATGTCCTGCGTCAACCGGGAACGGCATCTGTTTCAATTTCTGTGGCCGAGACATCGACTGCGTAGACAGTCAGAAGTGCTGCTTCAATGGTTGTGGCCACGCATGCGTCGACCCTCAAAGTGAAACGTCCCAAGTACAACCTTCTCACCGCAACACAGCTTCCTTGGCGAACTCCCCATCACCGCCTGCCACTCCTGGAACCTGCCCCACAGTGAAGACATTTGGAGAGTGTGTCAGGATGTGTCGGTCTGACAGCGAGTGTTCCAGCGGCACAAAATGTTGCAGCAATGGATGTGGGTGGACGTGTCAGTCTCCAGTTCTCCCACCAAAACCCGGCACGTGTCCACGAGACTACAACAATGAACCCTGTTTCTCACTTGACCAATGTGAGCACGACTCCGACTGTACCGGAAGTCTGAAATGTTGCTCGACAAACTGCGGGAAACAGTGTCGGGAGCCGAACAGTACCCCACCCCCTCGTCCTGGAGTGTGTCCCGCCATTGACCGACGTTCTGCTCTCACCGTTACCTGCAGCGTTCGTTTTGATCTTTGTCTGGTGGACGTACAGTGTCCCGGGACCATGAAGTGTTGTAAATCTGTCTGCGGCAAGAAGTGCCAGAATGCCCTGCCCCACCAGGTGAGGGGCAAGCGTGGTCAATGTCCCGCCCCTAGGGACAACCCGAGCGGGTACGGAGCCTCCCTGTGTGTCAGCTTCTGTACCGGCGACTCCGACTGCCCGATGACCCAGAAGTGCTGTCTGAGGAGCGACGGCTGCAGCCACATCTGCACCAAGCCCATTGGCTGA